TTAAAATTTCCTCAATCCGCAATTTCCCTTTTGGCGTAGCTTGCAAGCCAAAACTTGCGGTTAAACGCTTCGCAATTTGGAGATTGACCGCTGCCTCGCTGGTGAAGCTTTCTGGTGGAGAGACCAAGAAAAGATGCACGTCGCGACCTGCGTGGGCGAGTTGGCGTGCGATAACGATGCCATCGCCGCCGTTATTCCCTTTGCCAGCGAAGATACCAATCCGTTTGCATGTTGAATAGTGTCGTTGAATCGCACGGACGATGGCACTCCCAGCTGTCTCCATGAGAAGGATGCCGGGAATGCCGATACCTTCAATAGTGTCCTGATCGATCTGGCGCATTTCCGCCGCGGTCACGACTTTCATGTTTTCTGTCCTTGCGCCAAGCGAAAAACAACGGAATTAGTTCAACCGCGGTTTTAACATAAGTTCCGCAAGCCTCCGTTGTTGGCTTGCTGCTTGCATTTTTCAGTTGACATTCTGCTGCAGTTTCTCTGCAAGCCCTAATAAGTGTGTTTCCATCTGCGGTATCGCCTGTTCTAAACTTCCCTGTTCTATCTGAACTTCTTGAACCCGCTCATCTTGATGGGTTTGGAGGCAGAAGTTTAGATTTGTACGGAGATCAAACAGGCTCTGCTGAATGTGGTCTTGGAAGGTGCCTTCTGGGTACATCCACCGTCTACCACGAGTCTGTCGTAGGTTGAAATGACAATGCCCATTATCGCCGCCGAAGCAATCGAAGCGCATAATCTCATCGTCGTAGACGAACAAAGAAGCCGCGGGTCCACGCCCACCAGCATCATCACGCCAGTATGTCTCTAATCGAACGTTCTCTTGGATAGGATATTCAACCAGGTCGTGCTTTTGATTCGCCATCTGTAGGACCTCCTTGGGTATTTCCGCGTGGTTAAAAAACCGCGCCTACAGTAACGGGTTAATTAAAGTTACATGCCAAATGCATCTTGACAGTCAACCAAATTTGCGCTAAAGTATAACAAACGCGAGAATAGAAGTCAATATATAATCTACGATTTTCCATCATTTGCAAAGAAGTGGAGCCACAACTTGCATATTTCTATTGCTGATGCGCGACAACTCGCTGAAACCTTTTTGATGAAGAGTGGATTCTCATCGACAGATGCCGCCGTTATTACCGATATTCTCTTAGAAGCCGAACTCCGCGGGCGTAAAACGCACGGGTTTATCCGATTGCCGGGTATTAAAAGTCGCCATGAACAAGGCGAACGGGCTGACCTCCAAATTGATAAGGAGGAAGGACAATGCGTACGGATTAACGGTGGAAACCAGCCTGGCTACCTTGTTGCTTATCGCGCTATGGAAATCGCGATTGAGCGTGCAAAACAAACAGGCTCAAGCATTGTTGGTGTTTACAATACATCGCATTGTGGGATGGCAGGATACTATGTCGATATGGCGCGAAAGGCGGATATTATTGGAATCCTCTTTGCTGACTGTTTGCCACGGATTACCCCGGAAGGTGGAACCGAGGCTATTTTGGGTACAAATCCACTTGCTGTCGGCATCCCGTCTAACACAGTTCCCCTCTTGTTTGATATGTCCACTGCTGCGATTACCAACGGCGATCTACTCGTTGCGATGCGAGAAGGTGCTGAGATCGCTGAAGGACTCGCTTTTGACCCAGATGGCGAAGCAACGACGGACCCCGACGCGGCATTGAAGGGAAGTGTGCGTCCTTTTGGTGGACATAAAGGCTTTGGACTTGCGCTTATCATACAGGTTCTTGCTGGGGCGTTGGTGAACGCCGCAACGATTCCACCCCCTGGTGCAGACTATGGCTTGCTCGTCATCGCACTGAACCCAACAAGTTTCGTGCCGTTGGCGCAATTTAAAACAGAGGTTGATAAACTCATCCAACAGGTCAAGGAGAATCGACGCGAGGCAGGTGTTAAAGAAATTCTTATCCCCGGCGAACGCGCGTATCGTCAGCGGGAGGCACACCTTATTTCTGGCATCCATTTAGACGACGCGCTTGTCCATCAATTAACTTGTTGA
This is a stretch of genomic DNA from Candidatus Poribacteria bacterium. It encodes these proteins:
- a CDS encoding Ldh family oxidoreductase; this translates as MHISIADARQLAETFLMKSGFSSTDAAVITDILLEAELRGRKTHGFIRLPGIKSRHEQGERADLQIDKEEGQCVRINGGNQPGYLVAYRAMEIAIERAKQTGSSIVGVYNTSHCGMAGYYVDMARKADIIGILFADCLPRITPEGGTEAILGTNPLAVGIPSNTVPLLFDMSTAAITNGDLLVAMREGAEIAEGLAFDPDGEATTDPDAALKGSVRPFGGHKGFGLALIIQVLAGALVNAATIPPPGADYGLLVIALNPTSFVPLAQFKTEVDKLIQQVKENRREAGVKEILIPGERAYRQREAHLISGIHLDDALVHQLTC